A window of the Labrus mixtus chromosome 8, fLabMix1.1, whole genome shotgun sequence genome harbors these coding sequences:
- the LOC132978748 gene encoding E3 ubiquitin-protein ligase TRIM7-like isoform X2, with translation MADTNKVNLEEMLTCPVCRDIFKDPRQLPCGHSLCMSCLESMLDLASNVPFRCPDCRGYFGAVLRIQKSYALSSIAEEFRGNMKRKERKSVYCDFCSEKTTLAKKTCLKCEVSMCDEHAKNHHELPVYIGHPLVSPLCDFLERKCPQHEDKVLKYYCNTSRRYICNMCAFERKQLNQTTEACTVLRRQLTLYMDQNFKVIEEQMKEANELVKTLKKPRVNPAGWPFNIVTGMLLFLWFIVLYYASDYAVENQSLVKALETQQNRVAKLLVDHPMKSHHAETENQGVDLDSASPFLGVSDDLRTAERVKTKLLYPNRTGRFDDAPQVLSARCFSSGTHTWEVEAEGYWDIAVSYKSIQRKNSSAFRNNAESWSLSHDGEGKLFAYHDKEKTLLTATLQSSRIAVSVNIEEGSIRFSAVESTIKHLHEFKAKLTEPVCLGLGLYGIDPPSRASIVKVS, from the exons ATGGCAGACACAAATAAAGTAAACCTGGAGGAGATGCTGACGTGCCCAGTGTGCCGGGACATCTTTAAGGATCCTCGGCAGCTGCCCTGTGGCCACAGCTTGTGCATGAGCTGCCTGGAGAGCATGCTGGATCTCGCCTCAAATGTTCCCTTCCGGTGCCCGGACTGTAGGGGATATTTTGGAGCGGTCCTGAGGATACAGAAGAGCTACGCACTGTCCAGCATCGCAGAGGAGTTCAGAGGGAACATGAAGAGGAAG gagagaaaaagtgtGTACTGTGACTTCTGCTCAGAGAAGACAACTCTGGCCAAGAAAACCTGTCTGAAGTGTGAGGTGTCAATGTGCGACGAGCACGCCAAGAACCACCACGAGCTGCCGGTTTACATAGGACATCCCTTGGTCAGTCCTCTGTGTGACTTCCTGGAGAGGAAATGCCCACAGCATGAGGACAAAGTGCTCAAGTACTACTGCAACACGTCCAGACGCTACATTTGCAACATGTGTGCCTTTGAGAGAAAGCAGCTCAACCAGACCACCGAGGCCTGTACTGTCCTGCGACGACAGCTGACT CTGTACATGGACCAGAACTTCAAAGTCATTGAGGAGCAAATGAAAGAAGCCAATGAGTTGGTGAAAACACTCAAG AAACCAAGAGTGAACCCTGCTGGCTGGCCCTTCAACATAGTCACTGGGATGCTGCTCTTCCTGTGGTTCATTGTTCTGTATTATG CCTCTGACTACGCTGTGGAGAACCAGTCACTAGTGAAAGCCCTCGAGACGCAGCAGAACCGTGTCGCAA AACTCTTGGTTGATCATCCCATGAAGAGCCACCACGCAGAGACAGAAAATCAAG GAGTTGATCTGGACTCAGCCAGTCCTTTCCTCGGAGTGTCCGATGACCTCAGAACAGCAGAGAGAGTAAAAACCAAACTGCTCTACCCCAACAGAACCGGACGCTTCGATGACGCCCCGCAGGTCCTCTCCGCCCGCTGCTTCTCCTCCGGTACTCACACGTGGGAGGTGGAGGCGGAGGGATACTGGGACATCGCCGTGTCCTACAAGAGCATCCAACGCAAGAACAGCAGCGCCTTCAGAAACAACGCCGAGTCCTGGAGCCTTTCGCACGACGGGGAAGGAAAGCTGTTCGCATATCACGACAAAGAAAAGACGCTTCTCACCGCTACCTTGCAGAGCAGCCGCATAGCAGTGAGCGTCAATATTGAAGAAGGCAGCATTAGATTCAGTGCTGTGGAGTCCACCATCAAACATCTACACGAGTTCAAGGCCAAACTGACCGAGCCGGTGTGCCTGGGTTTGGGGCTTTACGGCATCGACCCCCCCAGCAGAGCCTCCATTGTCAAAGTGTCATGA
- the LOC132978748 gene encoding zinc-binding protein A33-like isoform X1 translates to MELFGEEGPTMADTNKVNLEEMLTCPVCRDIFKDPRQLPCGHSLCMSCLESMLDLASNVPFRCPDCRGYFGAVLRIQKSYALSSIAEEFRGNMKRKERKSVYCDFCSEKTTLAKKTCLKCEVSMCDEHAKNHHELPVYIGHPLVSPLCDFLERKCPQHEDKVLKYYCNTSRRYICNMCAFERKQLNQTTEACTVLRRQLTLYMDQNFKVIEEQMKEANELVKTLKKPRVNPAGWPFNIVTGMLLFLWFIVLYYASDYAVENQSLVKALETQQNRVAKLLVDHPMKSHHAETENQGVDLDSASPFLGVSDDLRTAERVKTKLLYPNRTGRFDDAPQVLSARCFSSGTHTWEVEAEGYWDIAVSYKSIQRKNSSAFRNNAESWSLSHDGEGKLFAYHDKEKTLLTATLQSSRIAVSVNIEEGSIRFSAVESTIKHLHEFKAKLTEPVCLGLGLYGIDPPSRASIVKVS, encoded by the exons atgGAACTTTTTGGAGAAGAGGGGCCAACAATGGCAGACACAAATAAAGTAAACCTGGAGGAGATGCTGACGTGCCCAGTGTGCCGGGACATCTTTAAGGATCCTCGGCAGCTGCCCTGTGGCCACAGCTTGTGCATGAGCTGCCTGGAGAGCATGCTGGATCTCGCCTCAAATGTTCCCTTCCGGTGCCCGGACTGTAGGGGATATTTTGGAGCGGTCCTGAGGATACAGAAGAGCTACGCACTGTCCAGCATCGCAGAGGAGTTCAGAGGGAACATGAAGAGGAAG gagagaaaaagtgtGTACTGTGACTTCTGCTCAGAGAAGACAACTCTGGCCAAGAAAACCTGTCTGAAGTGTGAGGTGTCAATGTGCGACGAGCACGCCAAGAACCACCACGAGCTGCCGGTTTACATAGGACATCCCTTGGTCAGTCCTCTGTGTGACTTCCTGGAGAGGAAATGCCCACAGCATGAGGACAAAGTGCTCAAGTACTACTGCAACACGTCCAGACGCTACATTTGCAACATGTGTGCCTTTGAGAGAAAGCAGCTCAACCAGACCACCGAGGCCTGTACTGTCCTGCGACGACAGCTGACT CTGTACATGGACCAGAACTTCAAAGTCATTGAGGAGCAAATGAAAGAAGCCAATGAGTTGGTGAAAACACTCAAG AAACCAAGAGTGAACCCTGCTGGCTGGCCCTTCAACATAGTCACTGGGATGCTGCTCTTCCTGTGGTTCATTGTTCTGTATTATG CCTCTGACTACGCTGTGGAGAACCAGTCACTAGTGAAAGCCCTCGAGACGCAGCAGAACCGTGTCGCAA AACTCTTGGTTGATCATCCCATGAAGAGCCACCACGCAGAGACAGAAAATCAAG GAGTTGATCTGGACTCAGCCAGTCCTTTCCTCGGAGTGTCCGATGACCTCAGAACAGCAGAGAGAGTAAAAACCAAACTGCTCTACCCCAACAGAACCGGACGCTTCGATGACGCCCCGCAGGTCCTCTCCGCCCGCTGCTTCTCCTCCGGTACTCACACGTGGGAGGTGGAGGCGGAGGGATACTGGGACATCGCCGTGTCCTACAAGAGCATCCAACGCAAGAACAGCAGCGCCTTCAGAAACAACGCCGAGTCCTGGAGCCTTTCGCACGACGGGGAAGGAAAGCTGTTCGCATATCACGACAAAGAAAAGACGCTTCTCACCGCTACCTTGCAGAGCAGCCGCATAGCAGTGAGCGTCAATATTGAAGAAGGCAGCATTAGATTCAGTGCTGTGGAGTCCACCATCAAACATCTACACGAGTTCAAGGCCAAACTGACCGAGCCGGTGTGCCTGGGTTTGGGGCTTTACGGCATCGACCCCCCCAGCAGAGCCTCCATTGTCAAAGTGTCATGA
- the LOC132978748 gene encoding E3 ubiquitin-protein ligase Midline-1-like isoform X3, giving the protein MELFGEEGPTMADTNKVNLEEMLTCPVCRDIFKDPRQLPCGHSLCMSCLESMLDLASNVPFRCPDCRGYFGAVLRIQKSYALSSIAEEFRGNMKRKERKSVYCDFCSEKTTLAKKTCLKCEVSMCDEHAKNHHELPVYIGHPLVSPLCDFLERKCPQHEDKVLKYYCNTSRRYICNMCAFERKQLNQTTEACTVLRRQLTLYMDQNFKVIEEQMKEANELVKTLKKPRVNPAGWPFNIVTGMLLFLWFIVLYYASDYAVENQSLVKALETQQNRVAKLLVDHPMKSHHAETENQEPDASMTPRRSSPPAASPPVLTRGRWRRRDTGTSPCPTRASNARTAAPSETTPSPGAFRTTGKESCSHITTKKRRFSPLPCRAAA; this is encoded by the exons atgGAACTTTTTGGAGAAGAGGGGCCAACAATGGCAGACACAAATAAAGTAAACCTGGAGGAGATGCTGACGTGCCCAGTGTGCCGGGACATCTTTAAGGATCCTCGGCAGCTGCCCTGTGGCCACAGCTTGTGCATGAGCTGCCTGGAGAGCATGCTGGATCTCGCCTCAAATGTTCCCTTCCGGTGCCCGGACTGTAGGGGATATTTTGGAGCGGTCCTGAGGATACAGAAGAGCTACGCACTGTCCAGCATCGCAGAGGAGTTCAGAGGGAACATGAAGAGGAAG gagagaaaaagtgtGTACTGTGACTTCTGCTCAGAGAAGACAACTCTGGCCAAGAAAACCTGTCTGAAGTGTGAGGTGTCAATGTGCGACGAGCACGCCAAGAACCACCACGAGCTGCCGGTTTACATAGGACATCCCTTGGTCAGTCCTCTGTGTGACTTCCTGGAGAGGAAATGCCCACAGCATGAGGACAAAGTGCTCAAGTACTACTGCAACACGTCCAGACGCTACATTTGCAACATGTGTGCCTTTGAGAGAAAGCAGCTCAACCAGACCACCGAGGCCTGTACTGTCCTGCGACGACAGCTGACT CTGTACATGGACCAGAACTTCAAAGTCATTGAGGAGCAAATGAAAGAAGCCAATGAGTTGGTGAAAACACTCAAG AAACCAAGAGTGAACCCTGCTGGCTGGCCCTTCAACATAGTCACTGGGATGCTGCTCTTCCTGTGGTTCATTGTTCTGTATTATG CCTCTGACTACGCTGTGGAGAACCAGTCACTAGTGAAAGCCCTCGAGACGCAGCAGAACCGTGTCGCAA AACTCTTGGTTGATCATCCCATGAAGAGCCACCACGCAGAGACAGAAAATCAAG AACCGGACGCTTCGATGACGCCCCGCAGGTCCTCTCCGCCCGCTGCTTCTCCTCCGGTACTCACACGTGGGAGGTGGAGGCGGAGGGATACTGGGACATCGCCGTGTCCTACAAGAGCATCCAACGCAAGAACAGCAGCGCCTTCAGAAACAACGCCGAGTCCTGGAGCCTTTCGCACGACGGGGAAGGAAAGCTGTTCGCATATCACGACAAAGAAAAGACGCTTCTCACCGCTACCTTGCAGAGCAGCCGCATAG
- the si:rp71-1g18.1 gene encoding zinc finger protein 226: MSAGGVNLQAQVESVLGALVKAATVELTKLFESRYGASAQGLESGRTEDIKGNETLETLDRSPTGDTKRSIGVQVDEDILVPLQLCGPPLISDDHCLRDCSEEVEVVEGCPIPSGILLAEVNGQVDPECSSLKEQIVLGNMEMDELEAETKADSYPQTEAVVNASSGTSMETLRHGSTPTKQKPLIIQPDTSNIISGERVKFVCPLILKPESPAPKPDSSETPVQSEPQPAHVSTAKGTAYSPSPSDGAVTPAKVWERIHTPKETKSNLHLKLKRTSPDKKLTSPCAVQLVDVLTVSKWKTKSQADVVKGPDTYHKADHPLPKDLRSHQGVHTGHRLCCFTSCGNGVWRLQKVVTHSRDGYTCSICKKTFKRRKVLRRHERFHSGEKPYSCSVCSKTFALRKSLRRHQRFHTGERPHTCTQCNKSFRLRENLKTHLRFHSGEKPFSCSTCGKMFRIMKNQEKHECDVVSVPPFVPSFRTIAGL; the protein is encoded by the exons ATGTCCGCGGGCGGTGTGAACCTCCAGGCGCAAGTGGAGTCGGTGCTGGGAGCGCTGGTCAAAGCGGCCACAGTGGAGTTAACGAAACTGTTCGAGAGCAGGTATGGAGCCTCGGCGCAGGGTCTGGAGTCGGGCCGCACCGAGGACATAAAGGGAAACGAAACATTGGAGACACTGGATAGATCACCGACTGGAGACACTAAACGCAGCATCGGAGTGCAAGTGGATGAAGACATTTTAGTGCCGTTGCAGCTTTGTG GTCCCCCTCTTATCTCAGATGATCATTGTTTGCGGGACTGCagcgaggaggtggaggtggtggaggggtGCCCCATTCCTTCAGGAATCCTCCTGGCTGAAGTTAATGGACAAGTTGACCCCGAGTGTTCCTCCCTAAAGGAGCAG ATTGTGTTGGGGAACATGGAAATGGATGAGTTGGAAGCAGAGACAAAAGCTGATAGCTATCCTCAAACAGAAGCGGTTGTAAATG CGTCTTCAGGGACATCGATGGAGACATTAAGACACGGGTCTACTCCTACCAAACAGAAGCCTCTCATCATTCAGCCAGATACGAGTAATATCATTTCTGGGGAGAGGGTGAAATTTGTTTGCCCGCTAATCCTCAAACCAGAGTCTCCAGCCCCAAAACCAGACAGCTCAGAGACTCCTGTTCAATCCGAGCCTCAGCCGGCCCACGTCAGCACCGCCAAGGGCACAGCCTACAGTCCGTCCCCGTCTGACGGGGCTGTGACTCCTGCTAAGGTTTGGGAACGGATCCACACTCCCAAGGAGACAAAGAGCAACCTCCACCTGAAACTGAAACGGACTTCACCAGACAAAAAGCTGACAAGTCCCTGTGCGGTTCAACTTGTGGACGTGCTGACGGTATCTAAATGGAAGACAAAGTCTCAGGCTGATGTTGTTAAAGGTCCTGATACTTACCACAAAGCTGACCACCCTCTGCCGAAAGACCTCCGCAGCCACCAGGGTGTGCACACAGGCCATCGCCTCTGTTGCTTCACCTCGTGTGGAAACGGCGTTTGGCGGCTTCAGAAGGTGGTCACACACTCCCGTGATGGATACACGTGCAGCATCTGTAAGAAGACGTTCAAACGGAGGAAGGTTCTGCGGCGGCACGAGCGCTTTCACAGCGGAGAAAAACCATACTCCTGTTCAGTGTGCTCAAAGACATTCGCCCTGAGGAAGAGCCTCCGGCGCCACCAGAGGTTCCATACGGGGGAGAGGCCGCACACCTGCACGCAGTGCAACAAAAGCTTCCGTCTGCGAGAAAATCTGAAAACGCATCTGAGGTTCCACAGCGGAGAGAAGCCTTTCAGCTGCAGCACCTGTGGAAAGATGTTCAGGATCATGAAGAACCAGGAGAAACACGAGTGTGATGTGGTCTCTGTTCCTCCATTTGTTCCTTCATTCAGGACGATTGCTGGCTTGTAG